In the Sarcophilus harrisii chromosome 1, mSarHar1.11, whole genome shotgun sequence genome, one interval contains:
- the ST8SIA3 gene encoding sia-alpha-2,3-Gal-beta-1,4-GlcNAc-R:alpha 2,8-sialyltransferase, giving the protein MRNCKMARVVSALGLVMLSVALLILSLISYVSLKKDNIFTTPKYASPRVPRMYMFHAGFRSQFALKFLDPSFVPITNSLTQELQEKPSKWTFNRTAFLRQRKEILQHVDVIKNFSLTKNSVRIGQLMHYDYSSHKYVFSISNNFRSLLPDVSPIVNKHYNICTVVGNSGILTGSQCGQEIDKSDFVFRCNFAPTEAFQKDVGRKTNLTTFNPSILEKYYNNLLTIQDRNNFFLSLKKLDGAILWIPAFFFHTSTTVTRTLVDFFVEHRGQLKVQLAWPGNIMQHVNRYWKNKRLTPKRLSTGILMYTLASAMCEEIHLYGFWPFGFDPNTREDLPYHYYDKKGTKFTTKWQESHQLPAEFQLLYRMHEEGLTKLTLSHCA; this is encoded by the exons ATGAGAAATTGCAAAATGGCCCGGGTGGTTAGTGCACTGGGGCTAGTCATGCTCAGCGTCGCCTTGCTGATTTTATCTCTGATCAGCTATGTGTCCTTGAAAAAGGATAACATCTTCACGACTCCCAAGTACGCCAGCCCGAGGGTGCCCCGAATGTATATGTTCCACGCGGGATTTAG GTCACAATTTGCATTGAAATTTCTAGACCCATCATTTGTACCCATTACGAATTCTCTGACCCAGGAACTCCAGGAGAAACCATCTAAATGGACATTTAACCGAACAGCATTTTTACGTCAAAG gaaagagaTTCTTCAACATGTCgatgtaataaaaaatttttctttgacaaagaatagTGTTCGGATTGGACAGCTGATGCACTATGATTATTCCAGCCATAAATATGTTTTTTCTATTAGCAATAACTTCCGATCACTGCTTCCAGATGTGTCACCCATTGTGAATAAGCATTATAATATTTGTACTGTCGTTGGAAATAGTGGGATCCTGACAGGGAGCCAGTGTGGacaagaaatagataaatctGATTTTGTTTTCCGTTGCAATTTTGCCCCCACCGAGGCATTTCAAAAAGATGTTGGAAGGAAAACCAACCTTACCACTTTCAACCCTAGCATCCTGGAAAAGTATTACAACAATCTTTTGACCATTCAGGATCGTAACAACTTTTTCCTCAGTTTAAAAAAGCTTGATGGGGCAATCCTCTGGATCCCTGCATTTTTCTTCCATACTTCAACAACTGTTACCAGGACACTAGTTGATTTTTTTGTCGAGCACAGAGGTCAGTTAAAAGTCCAGTTGGCTTGGCCTGGAAATATAATGCAGCATGTCAACAG GTACTGGAAAAACAAACGGTTGACACCCAAACGGCTGAGCACAGGTATTCTTATGTACACCCTTGCATCTGCAATGTGTGAAGAGATCCACTTGTATGGATTTTGGCCATTTGGATTTGATCCCAACACCCGGGAAGACCTTCCTTACCATTACTATGACAAAAAAGGAACCAAATTTACAACCAAGTGGCAGGAGTCCCACCAGCTTCCTGCCGAGTTTCAGCTACTATACAGAATGCATGAGGAGGGACTGACCAAACTGACTTTGTCACATTGTGCCTAA